TAGGTGGCCAAAAATCACTAGCCACGTATATTTATATTGATGAAGTAACATACTCCATATTTATAATTAGTAAGTTTTGTTTGTGGATGAAATTTTGAAGATTGATGTAGGGTGAAACATAAATATCTCCGAAGCATAAAAATAGTAGAAATGTGGGAACAAAAACCGACGTTGCAACAACCCCTCTCTTTAAATTCGTGATATCCAATTTCTCCCACATCCCGTCTCTGATCTGCGATTGCGTGCAAGCAAGCCGactctctctttttctcctctactctccctctctctcaaaaaaaaaaaaaaaacttgttttacagagagagagagtgagaccACAACGCGAGAAAATGGGAGGGTGTGCTTCCAAGTCAATGCTGAAGAACGTCGACGACGACGCCGACCTCGTTCCTCTTCCGGCACCGGAGAACCAAGAGGCTCCGGTCAAAGTAGAAGAGGCCATGGCCGTCAAGGTAATTAAACTCATATTATTGCGTGTGTGTGTCCATTTTGTCGCATATATTTCCTTTTGAATTTAGATTTGCATGCATATATTAGTGATATACACTACGTGGGGCCTTAATCATGTTGTGTAGATCGAAGAGGAGATGGAGCAAGAAGAGGCGAAGGTCGAGGAAGCTCTTGAGGAGGAAACAGTGAAGGCCGAAGAAGCTCTTGAGGAGGAAACAGTGAAGGCCGAAGAAGCTCTTGAGGAGGAAACTGAAGAAGCTCTTGAGGAGGAAACTGAAGAAACTCTTGAGGAGGAAACAACAGAGAGCCTTCCAATTGAAACCCCCGATGATAATGTAACAGTGAAATCGCCCCAACCTTGTGAAGAAAGTGAAACAGAAGCTGCCCATCAATGTGTAACAGAGGCTGAGCAAAATAAAGCAGAAGCCGAAGAATCTCGGGCTACAGAAACTTGTGAGGAGATCCAGAATGAAGTAGTCGACGCTGCAGAGGATGCAAAGATGGAGAAAGAAGTTGATGCATCCGATCATGAAAAGACGTCAGAAGACGCTACTCCGGAGATGGAGAAAGAAGCTGAGAAAAGTGAAACAACAACGCAGGAAGCGTCGGAGGCGGAGAAGAAAGTGGAGGAAGAGAAACCTGCAGCTCCTGACTTGAGATCAAGGTTTAGGCTGTGGTTTTAGAGATCCTCATCTTCCATCTTTTCCCTCTCATTTTTTCACCTTTCATTACCATGTTTTTGAAGATTCTTCATTGCTTGTTATAGAATAACATTCCGCTGCATGCATCAATTAGCTCTTTCTTTTAGTTCCTAATTAAGTTCAATCTTCATTGGGATTTATATATGTTATTCTTTTGACCCACCTTAATTTTGCTTAACTTATCTCTAATCAGGGCGGAGCTGCATAGAGCCCAGAGGGTTCATGGCCCcctggattttttttaattagtagtATGTATTAAcgaataattataataaaatcatATCATGGTATTTTGA
The genomic region above belongs to Salvia miltiorrhiza cultivar Shanhuang (shh) chromosome 5, IMPLAD_Smil_shh, whole genome shotgun sequence and contains:
- the LOC130986671 gene encoding uncharacterized protein LOC130986671 isoform X2; this translates as MGGCASKSMLKNVDDDADLVPLPAPENQEAPVKVEEAMAVKIEEEMEQEEAKVEEALEEETVKAEEALEEETEEALEEETEETLEEETTESLPIETPDDNVTVKSPQPCEESETEAAHQCVTEAEQNKAEAEESRATETCEEIQNEVVDAAEDAKMEKEVDASDHEKTSEDATPEMEKEAEKSETTTQEASEAEKKVEEEKPAAPDLRSRFRLWF
- the LOC130986671 gene encoding uncharacterized protein LOC130986671 isoform X1 — translated: MGGCASKSMLKNVDDDADLVPLPAPENQEAPVKVEEAMAVKIEEEMEQEEAKVEEALEEETVKAEEALEEETVKAEEALEEETEEALEEETEETLEEETTESLPIETPDDNVTVKSPQPCEESETEAAHQCVTEAEQNKAEAEESRATETCEEIQNEVVDAAEDAKMEKEVDASDHEKTSEDATPEMEKEAEKSETTTQEASEAEKKVEEEKPAAPDLRSRFRLWF